The bacterium genomic interval TGACAAATCGTTCTCCTCCCGCATAGCGGATATCAACCTCATCCTCACACCCGGTGCAAAGCTCAGCCAGCAGTATGCTGAGTATTTCTAAAGCGGTTGCCCTGGATTGGGGCTGGGGCGACTCGCTCCACTCCTCCCCCCCCTCTATTCCCACTGTCTTATAGATAAGCCTTGGATTTTCAAGGCGAATGGTTTTGATCAGGCCACTTGCAGCCGCATACTGTGGCTGTGGATAGTCGCCTGGACTCGGATAGACATACAGCAGCCTGACTTTCCTCCTGGACTTTTGCTCCTGAGCCCTCTCCTGCTCCATGAGTGCCTGGCTGAGATAGCATATCGAATACATCCCCTGATCAAGCCAGGCTTTGAAATCAGGCTGACTGGCCGGATTCAGACCTGTTGGGTAATCACCCTCTGGGTTCATCGGCCCCATTGGCCCTGGCGGCCATAATGACCACAGGTGAAAAATGATATCCGGCATCACCTGCCTGCTGGCCAGGTTCTCAATTAACCGGAAGTAGTCCTGCCGGTTGCCGGGATTAATTTCATACATGAGCTCACCAATCTCACGGTATTCCTGTCCCGGCTTGACAATGATGAGCTGTGCCCTGTTTTCACCCCGTGCAGTCATCATTTCCTGCATGAGCTGGGAAACCTGCACATTGGTATCCTCAATAGCATCCTCACTGCTGCCCTCCCCGGTATTCCCATGAGTCTCAAAGATAAGCACATGCCCTGAAAGAGCAGCACCCTCTGCCACCACCACATCCTGACCAGCCTCAGCAGTCTTAATGGCCTGGCAGCATTCCCCTGACTTCTCCCACACACTGCGGCAATACATCCTGACCAATTCCTCATCAGCCTGCTTGACCAGTACCCCGTCAGCCTGACTGACTAGTGTCCCACCAGCCTGGGCTTTTCTCGCTTCGGTGTTCCCACTAATCCCACTGATGATGCGCGATCCCTTTTGGGGTTGCCTGAGTGCCCGGAGGGAGAAGTCCTTCATGCTCACCAGCACTTGGCCGTCTTCATCTGCAAGCTGAATGTTGTATCTTTTGACCCTGGACCGTGCAGAGGGCAGATTTTCTGCTGGCAAATCCCTGGCTGGCAAATCCCTGGCTGACAACTTCTTGCCTGGCTTATCTTCGGCTACAGTCACATAGGCATAGCAGGTCTCAGGCAGCAGGGGGCTGATAATCTCCACCTCTCCCAGGGCAAAGGGAAGATAGAGAGCATCGGCAGAGCTTTTTTCCTGACCTTCGGACTGGCTGGCCATAAGTCCTGCCACTGTCTGCAATGCCCCGTCCATCAGGGAAGGATGAAGCCCGAATTCCTGAATGCTGCCCTTAAGATTCTGCGGCACCTCGAGGCGTGCCAGGGCCTCTTTCCCATTGAAGAAAAGCTCCCTGATGGTCTGAAAGCCCGGCCCGTACTTAA includes:
- a CDS encoding polyketide synthase dehydratase domain-containing protein, giving the protein RISLPAYPFARERHWVTVRDVISPARAYTSQGQVAVGQVSGLHPLIGGNTSTLREQRFSTWLSGDEFFLADHVVGEHKVLPGVAYLEMARAAGEISGERKVRGLRDIVWAQPVTVAASPQQVHISLYPQQQDRVEYEVSTTGEGNRRVVHSQGKLVYDGQGLETAGAQLIDIEAIKARCHGLKSAQECYQAFQSGGLKYGPGFQTIRELFFNGKEALARLEVPQNLKGSIQEFGLHPSLMDGALQTVAGLMASQSEGQEKSSADALYLPFALGEVEIISPLLPETCYAYVTVAEDKPGKKLSARDLPARDLPAENLPSARSRVKRYNIQLADEDGQVLVSMKDFSLRALRQPQKGSRIISGISGNTEARKAQAGGTLVSQADGVLVKQADEELVRMYCRSVWEKSGECCQAIKTAEAGQDVVVAEGAALSGHVLIFETHGNTGEGSSEDAIEDTNVQVSQLMQEMMTARGENRAQLIIVKPGQEYREIGELMYEINPGNRQDYFRLIENLASRQVMPDIIFHLWSLWPPGPMGPMNPEGDYPTGLNPASQPDFKAWLDQGMYSICYLSQALMEQERAQEQKSRRKVRLLYVYPSPGDYPQPQYAAASGLIKTIRLENPRLIYKTVGIEGGEEWSESPQPQSRATALEILSILLAELCTGCEDEVDIRYAGGERFVRRWQEIAFGSETDKDTQDDAGKGTQDDTDKANQDQIPALL